The Kiritimatiellales bacterium genome includes a window with the following:
- the dapB gene encoding 4-hydroxy-tetrahydrodipicolinate reductase, giving the protein MSIKVVIQGAAGRMGKTLIRCILEEKVSGLQLAGAVDLWDAPDIGTDAGLAAGARKAGVLLTTDLAAVAPDADVIIDFTSHFGTAGNAERIAAWNTAWVIGTTGLADEETAEIQKAAKNVPVVMAGNMSLGVNLLCKLIEEAAKALYAKGYDIEIIERHHNQKKDAPSGTALMLGRAAAAGAGLDLKTSGMNGRSGMPGARKKEEIGFHAVRGGDIVGDHTVLLAGTGEMLEFSHRATSRETFAIGALNAAVWLVKQKPGLYSMNDVLGL; this is encoded by the coding sequence ATGAGCATCAAGGTCGTCATTCAAGGCGCAGCAGGCCGTATGGGAAAAACATTGATCCGATGCATTCTGGAAGAAAAAGTCAGCGGACTGCAACTCGCCGGCGCTGTGGATTTATGGGATGCGCCTGACATCGGTACAGATGCCGGACTGGCCGCCGGAGCCAGAAAAGCCGGCGTTCTGTTGACCACTGATCTCGCCGCCGTTGCGCCGGATGCTGATGTGATTATTGATTTCACCTCGCATTTTGGCACCGCCGGAAACGCGGAACGCATTGCCGCATGGAATACCGCGTGGGTGATCGGAACCACCGGACTCGCCGACGAAGAAACTGCCGAAATACAAAAAGCCGCCAAAAACGTTCCGGTGGTCATGGCAGGCAATATGAGTCTTGGTGTTAATCTGCTGTGCAAGCTGATTGAAGAAGCAGCAAAAGCGCTCTACGCCAAAGGCTATGATATTGAAATTATCGAGCGGCATCACAACCAGAAAAAAGATGCACCGAGCGGCACCGCACTGATGCTCGGTCGCGCCGCCGCTGCCGGCGCCGGACTGGATTTAAAAACATCCGGGATGAACGGACGCAGCGGAATGCCCGGCGCGCGTAAAAAAGAGGAGATCGGTTTTCACGCCGTACGCGGCGGCGACATCGTTGGCGATCACACTGTGCTGCTCGCCGGCACCGGCGAAATGCTCGAATTTTCACACCGCGCCACCAGCCGCGAAACCTTTGCCATCGGCGCACTCAATGCCGCCGTCTGGCTCGTCAAGCAGAAGCCCGGACTCTACAGCATGAACGATGTGCTCGGATTATAA